A genomic stretch from uncultured Pseudodesulfovibrio sp. includes:
- a CDS encoding glycine zipper domain-containing protein, translated as MRALIPLTLILALMTGCTTTTAQNAATLGTLAGATLGALTFKNKVSGAAIGAGTGLLVGYIVGNEMEKYDAYDERQITNTLETMPSGQASQWTNPDTRMHHQAIPQPTRRYDDGRIERDVTLRARMPSGEMETVYAKAYRQPDGTWQLVQ; from the coding sequence ATGAGAGCTTTAATCCCCCTGACTTTGATACTTGCGTTGATGACAGGCTGCACAACCACCACAGCACAAAATGCAGCGACTCTCGGCACATTGGCAGGTGCCACGCTGGGTGCGCTTACCTTCAAAAATAAGGTTTCCGGCGCTGCCATTGGCGCAGGAACGGGGCTGTTGGTCGGGTACATTGTTGGTAACGAAATGGAAAAGTATGATGCCTATGACGAACGGCAGATTACGAACACTCTGGAAACCATGCCATCCGGGCAGGCTTCCCAGTGGACAAATCCTGACACACGCATGCACCATCAGGCTATCCCACAGCCAACTCGTCGGTATGATGATGGTCGTATTGAGCGCGATGTGACATTGCGGGCACGCATGCCCAGCGGCGAGATGGAAACTGTCTATGCCAAGGCGTACAGGCAGCCTGACGGGACCTGGCAGTTAGTGCAGTAA
- a CDS encoding DsrE/DsrF/DrsH-like family protein — MEQQLTARKQHAFITSRGTLDGAMPALVMALNSVRLGHDATIFYTFMGMEVIKHGGVEKLKYYPEGTMGAIPGMPHVATNMMKKWMSEANIPDPETMFEMAQIEGVRLVACHMTMEMMKLDQKDFVEGVEVWTAEDFIRFAGDCDICLFT, encoded by the coding sequence ATGGAACAACAACTGACCGCAAGAAAACAGCATGCGTTCATTACATCCAGAGGAACGCTGGACGGGGCGATGCCCGCCCTGGTCATGGCCTTGAACTCAGTGCGTCTTGGACACGACGCGACGATTTTTTATACCTTCATGGGAATGGAGGTCATCAAGCATGGCGGCGTTGAGAAACTCAAATACTACCCGGAGGGCACCATGGGCGCGATTCCGGGGATGCCTCATGTGGCTACGAACATGATGAAAAAGTGGATGAGTGAGGCCAATATTCCCGACCCTGAAACCATGTTTGAGATGGCGCAGATCGAAGGGGTTAGATTGGTTGCCTGCCATATGACCATGGAAATGATGAAACTCGACCAAAAAGATTTTGTGGAAGGCGTGGAAGTCTGGACCGCAGAAGACTTTATCAGGTTTGCCGGTGACTGCGATATCTGTTTGTTCACATGA
- a CDS encoding MauE/DoxX family redox-associated membrane protein yields MKSFFASQAAYIFLRVLIGGLFVYAGVLKLLNPYDFAITINMYGLVTWRMSTAISYIIPCIEIMSGLGLILNVRGALALVVAQLLGFMAVLLYALHIGLDADCGCFGTPRTTDSVSVGPLEAIIRDVGMLTACATMYWQRKTGSHTPRSVVHKILRKA; encoded by the coding sequence ATGAAATCATTTTTTGCCTCCCAGGCTGCATATATCTTCCTCAGAGTGCTCATCGGTGGCTTGTTCGTCTATGCAGGGGTTCTCAAGCTGTTGAATCCTTATGACTTTGCCATAACCATCAACATGTACGGACTTGTCACATGGCGCATGTCCACGGCAATATCATATATCATTCCGTGCATTGAAATCATGAGTGGATTGGGCTTGATTCTGAACGTCAGGGGAGCGTTGGCTTTGGTTGTTGCACAGTTGTTGGGGTTCATGGCCGTACTTCTGTATGCCCTGCATATCGGCCTGGATGCTGACTGTGGATGTTTCGGCACCCCTCGCACCACAGACAGTGTTTCAGTTGGTCCACTGGAAGCCATCATCCGCGACGTCGGCATGCTCACGGCATGTGCAACCATGTACTGGCAGCGCAAGACAGGAAGCCACACCCCGAGGTCTGTGGTTCACAAAATTCTGAGAAAAGCCTAA
- a CDS encoding MerR family transcriptional regulator, with protein MTGKKVLSVAEIARELELPESTVHYWKNRFAQHLPSVGRGRQKRFKPEAIEIFGTISRLLKEGHTARDVMDQLSQSYPLQADALPMHGGNGEVSTMMPVNAMEPAMKMAAAIGLEIAKSVGEGIRSVLDQSGGGSQDVTDIRHGLEEAAERITSTMEETEALKNENRELKEKLAVMEAEMVRLRKDRREMEKYLLDKIKSVST; from the coding sequence ATGACTGGCAAGAAAGTGCTTTCCGTGGCCGAAATCGCCCGCGAGCTGGAACTGCCCGAGTCCACGGTGCATTATTGGAAGAATCGGTTCGCCCAGCATCTGCCCTCTGTGGGGCGCGGACGGCAGAAACGTTTCAAGCCCGAAGCCATAGAAATTTTCGGAACCATTTCTCGTCTGCTCAAGGAAGGGCACACTGCTCGCGACGTCATGGACCAGTTGTCGCAAAGTTATCCACTTCAGGCCGACGCCCTGCCCATGCATGGCGGTAACGGTGAAGTCTCGACAATGATGCCGGTCAATGCCATGGAGCCTGCCATGAAAATGGCTGCTGCGATCGGGCTTGAAATCGCCAAGTCCGTGGGCGAGGGTATCCGGTCCGTTCTCGATCAGAGTGGCGGAGGCTCTCAGGATGTCACTGATATCCGTCATGGGTTGGAAGAAGCGGCAGAACGTATCACGAGTACCATGGAGGAGACCGAAGCTCTCAAGAACGAGAATCGGGAACTCAAGGAAAAACTCGCCGTTATGGAAGCAGAGATGGTCCGGCTTAGAAAGGACCGTCGTGAAATGGAAAAGTACCTGCTTGACAAGATTAAATCAGTATCTACCTAG
- the htpG gene encoding molecular chaperone HtpG, with product MGRKTTHKFKAEVSQLLEILVHSLYTNKEIFLRELISNASDALEKVRFKAQSDNGEAELAPEIRITTDADAKTLTITDTGIGMTRDELMRNIGTIAHSGTAELARLAEEGKESLDSLIGRFGVGFYSVYMVADEVTVTTRSIEPDAKAIAWTSDGRTDYKLQDLDEDRPHGTEITVSLKEDLAAQFTNEAHLKHVVNKHSNFINFPIFVGEERVNTIQALWREPKFQIKPEQYAEFYKFLTFDSEDPFDTLHTSVDAPVQFNALMFIPNEGGDPFGMGRENRGLDLYVRRVLIEKQNKDLLPEYLAFVKGVVDTEDLPLNISRETLQDNILMRKISSTLVKQVLNHLDKMAKDNADRYAEFWHAHGELFKAGYMDFLNKDKFGHLVRFNSSVSEDDKGLSSFAEYITRAKEGQKEIYYAYGPSREALGLSPHLEVFRKKGIEVLYLYEPIDEFVMDALRDFDGYTLVSAEHADVSKLDQFESLVKEEKPEALSDDQKSTFDKLLARIKSVLGDGVTEVKASSRLSDSPVCLANPDGNVTSSMDKIMRVMSKDSSIPKKVLEINPDHALIRNMLTIFEKDENDPFIDQAANQLFESALLLEGYLTDPHALVGRVQDLLTKSSGWYVASNK from the coding sequence ATGGGTCGCAAAACCACCCACAAATTCAAGGCTGAAGTCAGCCAGCTTCTCGAAATTCTGGTCCACTCGCTCTACACCAACAAGGAAATTTTTCTGCGCGAGCTGATTTCCAATGCATCTGACGCACTGGAAAAGGTTCGCTTCAAGGCGCAGTCCGACAACGGTGAAGCCGAGCTTGCTCCGGAAATCCGTATAACCACCGATGCAGATGCCAAGACGTTGACCATCACGGATACAGGTATCGGCATGACCCGTGACGAGCTCATGCGCAACATCGGTACCATCGCCCACTCCGGCACTGCTGAGCTGGCCCGACTGGCAGAGGAAGGCAAGGAGTCTCTTGATTCCCTGATTGGTCGCTTTGGTGTGGGTTTCTATTCCGTGTATATGGTCGCTGATGAGGTGACCGTGACCACCCGTTCCATCGAGCCTGATGCCAAAGCCATTGCCTGGACCTCTGATGGTCGAACCGACTACAAGTTGCAGGATCTGGACGAGGACCGTCCGCACGGCACCGAGATCACCGTATCCCTCAAGGAAGACCTGGCTGCCCAGTTTACCAACGAAGCGCACCTCAAACATGTCGTCAACAAGCATTCCAACTTCATTAATTTCCCCATTTTTGTCGGCGAGGAACGCGTCAACACCATTCAGGCCTTGTGGCGTGAACCTAAGTTCCAGATCAAACCCGAACAGTACGCCGAGTTCTACAAATTCCTCACCTTTGATTCCGAGGACCCGTTTGACACGCTGCATACTTCTGTGGACGCCCCGGTTCAGTTCAACGCGTTGATGTTCATTCCCAATGAAGGCGGCGATCCGTTTGGCATGGGCCGTGAGAACCGTGGTCTCGATCTGTATGTGCGTCGCGTGCTCATCGAGAAGCAGAATAAAGATCTGCTCCCGGAATACCTCGCCTTTGTCAAAGGCGTGGTGGATACCGAGGATCTGCCCCTGAATATTTCCCGCGAAACGTTGCAGGACAATATCCTCATGCGCAAGATCAGCTCCACGCTGGTCAAGCAGGTGCTGAACCATCTCGACAAAATGGCCAAGGACAACGCCGACCGTTACGCCGAGTTCTGGCATGCCCATGGCGAGCTGTTCAAGGCCGGTTACATGGACTTTCTGAACAAGGATAAATTCGGCCATCTTGTCCGTTTCAATTCTTCCGTTTCCGAAGACGACAAGGGCTTGTCCTCGTTTGCCGAGTATATCACCCGCGCCAAGGAAGGACAGAAGGAAATCTACTACGCCTATGGTCCAAGCCGTGAAGCTCTGGGCTTGTCCCCGCACCTTGAGGTGTTCCGCAAGAAGGGTATCGAGGTGCTGTATCTGTACGAACCGATTGACGAGTTCGTCATGGATGCCCTGCGTGACTTTGACGGATACACCCTTGTGTCCGCTGAGCACGCCGATGTGTCCAAGCTCGACCAGTTCGAGTCTCTGGTCAAGGAAGAGAAACCCGAGGCGCTGTCCGATGACCAGAAGTCCACTTTCGACAAGTTGCTCGCTCGTATCAAGAGCGTGCTGGGTGACGGCGTGACCGAAGTCAAGGCGTCTTCCCGTCTGTCGGATTCTCCGGTCTGTCTGGCCAACCCGGACGGCAACGTGACTTCCTCCATGGACAAGATCATGCGCGTCATGAGCAAGGATTCCTCAATCCCCAAGAAGGTGCTGGAGATCAATCCCGATCACGCGCTCATCCGCAATATGCTGACCATCTTTGAAAAGGACGAAAACGATCCGTTCATCGATCAGGCCGCCAATCAGCTCTTTGAGTCGGCCCTGCTGCTTGAAGGCTACCTCACCGATCCCCACGCTCTCGTGGGTCGCGTGCAGGATCTGCTGACCAAGTCCAGCGGCTGGTATGTGGCATCGAACAAATAG
- a CDS encoding flagellar biosynthesis anti-sigma factor FlgM has protein sequence MKGYTDSRAYCVVDIETEQVFDNFSATESDRPHKDSPDERARKIARLKAKVNAGEYEPDVMDIAKLLTSAMDPTL, from the coding sequence ATGAAGGGTTATACAGATAGTCGCGCTTACTGCGTGGTCGATATAGAGACCGAACAGGTCTTCGACAATTTCAGCGCAACCGAGTCGGACCGCCCCCACAAGGACAGTCCTGACGAACGAGCCAGAAAGATCGCACGCCTCAAAGCCAAGGTGAACGCCGGGGAATACGAACCGGACGTCATGGACATCGCAAAACTGCTGACGTCAGCGATGGACCCGACATTGTAA